One Phaseolus vulgaris cultivar G19833 chromosome 4, P. vulgaris v2.0, whole genome shotgun sequence DNA window includes the following coding sequences:
- the LOC137838431 gene encoding uncharacterized protein produces the protein MQALQALKREVASLKEEKLKLEDAYKASLAETREAEEAVNMRWHEADQKCADLLGSMIPLQAEVTKLKEVAENFKALEDRCVSQEAKLVETEGELAAKIEALNLLQAENGTLQADFNKLRVEKEFLDKQLATQNSKIEELEKSNKELLDDMAGTFDEGFKEALAQATCENPGIDTSNCNPGNQIVDGKVVALDLGE, from the coding sequence ATGCAAGCCCTTCAGGCTCTCAAGCGTGAGGTGGCCTCCCTGAAGGAGGAGAAACTGAAGCTGGAAGATGCTTACAAAGCCTCCCTGGCGGAGACCCGGGAGGCGGAGGAGGCAGTCAACATGAGGTGGCACGAGGCTGACCAGAAATGTGCTGACCTTCTGGGCTCTATGATTCCCCTGCAGGCGGAGGTTACTAAACTGAAGGAGGTTGCTGAAAACTTCAAGGCCCTTGAGGACCGCTGTGTCTCTCAAGAGGCAAAACTGGTTGAGACTGAGGGGGAGCTGGCTGCGAAGATCGAAGCTCTCAACCTTCTCCAAGCTGAAAACGGCACACTCCAGGCTGATTTTAACAAGCTTCGggtggagaaggaatttctgGACAAGCAGCTAGCCACCCAGAACTCCAAGATCGAAGAACTGGAGAAGTCCAACAAAGAACTCCTCGACGACATGGCTGGCACCTTTGATGAGGGGTTTaaagaggctctggcccaagcCACGTGTGAAAACCCAGGGATTGACACCTCAAATTGTAACCCCGGCAACCAAATCGTCGATGGGAAGGTGGTGGCCCTCGACCTTGGGGAATGA
- the LOC137836456 gene encoding uncharacterized protein: MDTVGGGKNKKKADGEKEKVASKEEEEEALRKDVEDLKSWIDMIENMNDEEIKGYLENNVEDVKLAKVPKPKKKVQRTRKPKPSTSSNGILASVWRFHQK; the protein is encoded by the exons ATGGATACTGTTGGAGGAGGAAAGAACAAGAAGAAAGCAGatggagaaaaagaaaaagttgcatccaaggaggaagaagaagaagccttAAGAAAGGATGTAGAAGACCTTAAGTCATGG ATTGATATGATAGAGAACATGAACGACGAGGAGATAAAGGGGTATCTAGAAAATAATGTTGAAGATGTTAAACTGGCAAAGGTTCCAAAGCCAAAGAAAAAG GTCCAAAGAACTAGGAAGCCAAAGCCTTCAACCTCTTCCAATGGGATTCTGGCTTCAGTGTGGAGGTTCCACCAAAAATAG
- the LOC137838430 gene encoding uncharacterized protein: protein MKQQSHGLYERLDQMEQAQQVNPENRGGDRRRRRENDGEQRTLRIDGIKLNIPTFNGKSDPDAYLEWEIKVEHEFACNEYNEVQKMKLAAAEFSHYALTWWNKYQRDRTRYEEPMVESWTEMKRIMRKRYIPASYNRELQLKLQRMTQGNKSVEEYFKEMEVTMIRAGKNEENEAIMARFLNGLNHDIRDVVELQEYVDMKELLHKANQVEQQLKRKGIMRSSNNNKNFNWKDKAMKDKGVPSSSVTFSSGKSPHRYSNSPPKRKTSEVKCFKCLGRGHYASECPTKKNMISLSKTQIVSEPSSEEEKEEVEVELDTLEGDLLMIRRLMGSKMQALDQTQRENIFHTRCSIQGKICSLIVDGGSCTNVASSRLVTKLNLETKPHPRPYKLQWLSEDGEMTGSKQVGVNLSIGQYNDNVLCDVVPMEATHILLGRPWQFDTKAIHDGFTNKISFMQNNKKIILKPLSPREVCEDQIKLREKRVQEKREMSETPKQSKSETLTKRETHERKMSGLLKVNEVKKLLLSSKPLYLPYCTNNTLVDDLSNQINFLPSVDSVLQEIQTQVEELMNTGWVQETMSPCVVPVILVPKNDGYWRMCTDYRALNNITIKYKHHIPRLDDLMDELYGGCIFSKIDLKSGCHEIRIRNENEWKTVFTSKYGLYDWRELLFGLTNASSTFMRLMNYVLREFLGKFVVVYFDDILIYNTSLELHKEHLCAVLNVLRKEKLYANLDKCRFCTEQIAFLCFVVSAKGVHVDYEKVMAIQELCLHHVEFAYNMVVDSTSNCDPFEILYGLNPLTPIYLLTMPNIFVLKHKDTQAKIDYVRKQHKKVEEQVEEKGEGYSKQVNKGRKKVIFDPGDGVWVHMRKEMLTRQRKSKLQSRRDGPFQVLEMINDNAYKIDLSSTYNMSSTFNVSDLSHFIGGDEALDLTSSLFQEGGNDVDIQAQGPRTTRLEY from the coding sequence ATGAAACAACAAAGTCATGGACTCTATGAGAGGTTGGATCAAATGGAGCAAGCACAACAAGTAAATCCAGAAAATAGAGGAGGAGAtaggaggaggagaagagaaAATGATGGAGAACAAAGAACTCTGAGAATTgatggaataaaattaaatattcccACATTCAATGGGAAAAGTGATCCTGATGCTTACTTGGAGTGGGAAATTAAAGTGGAGCATGAGTTTGCTTGCAATGAGTATAATGAGGTGCAGAAGATGAAGTTGGCAGCAGCTGAATTTTCACATTATGCCTTAACTTGGTGGAATAAATACCAAAGGGACAGAACTAGATATGAAGAACCCATGGTAGAATCTTGGACAGAAATGAAAAGGATTATGAGGAAGAGATATATTCCAGCAAGCTACAATAGGGAGTTGCAACTCAAACTCCAGAGAATGACTCAAGGAAATaaaagtgtggaagagtatttTAAAGAGATGGAGGTGACCATGATTAGAGCTGGAAAGAATGAAGAAAACGAAGCAATCATGGCAAGATTTTTGAATGGATTGAATCATGATATTAGGGATGTTGTGGAGCTGCAAGAGTATGTTGACATGAAAGAGTTGTTGCACAAGGCTAACCAAGTAGAACAACAACTCAAGAGGAAGGGAATCATGAGGAGttctaacaataataaaaatttcaattggAAGGATAAGGCGATGAAGGATAAAGGAGTTCCCTCAAGTTCAGTCACATTTTCAAGTGGGAAGTCACCTCATAGATATAGTAACTCACCACCTAAAAGGAAAACAAGTGAGGTAAAATGTTTCAAATGCTTGGGAAGAGGACATTATGCTTCAGAATGTCCAACAAAAAAGAATATGATCAGTTTATCAAAGACACAAATAGTCAGTGAACcttcaagtgaagaagagaaggaaGAGGTAGAGGTGGAGTTGGATACATTGGAGGGTGATTTGTTGATGATTCGAAGGCTTATGGGAAGCAAAATGCAAGCTTTGGACCAAacccaaagggaaaatattttccatactagATGTTCCATTCAAGGGAAAATATGTTCACTCATAGTTGATGGAGGAAGTTGCACCAATGTAGCTAGCTCAAGACTAGTTACCAAATTGAATTTGGAGACAAAACCGCACCCAAGGCCATACAAgcttcaatggcttagtgaagatgGAGAGATGACAGGGAGTAAACAAGTAGGGGTGAACCTATCCATAGGACAATATAATGACAATGTCTTGTGTGATGTGGTTCCAATGGAGGCAACTCACATTTTGTTAGGGAGGCCGTGGCAGTTTGACACCAAGGCTATTCATGATGGTTTCACCAATAAAATCTCTTTCATGCAGAATAATAAGAAGATCATTCTCAAACCCTTATCTCCTAGAGAGGTGTGTGAGGATCAAATCaaattgagagaaaagagagtccaagagaaaagagagatgagTGAAACACCTAAACAGAGCAAGAGTGAAACACTTACAAAGAGAGAAACACATGAGAGAAAAATGAGTGGATTACTGAAAGTGAATGAAGTGAAGAAGTTGCTACTTTCTAGCAAACCTCTTTATTTACCTTATTGCACAAACAACACTTTGGTTGATGACCTTTCTaaccaaattaattttcttcctagtgttgattctgttttgcaggaaaTCCAAACTCAAGTTGAAGAATTGATGAACACAGGATGGGTACAAGAGACCATGAGCCCATGTGTTGTTCCAGTAATTTTGGTGCCTAAAAATGATGGTTATTGGAGGATGTGCACAGATTACAGAGCACTCAATAACATTACCATTAAGTATAAACACCATATTCCCAGGTTAGATGATTTAATGGATGAATTGTATGGTGGttgtatattttcaaaaattgacTTAAAAAGTGGTTGCCATGAAATTAGGATTAGGAATGAGAATGAATGGAAAACTGTCTTTACATCAAAATATGGATTGTATGACTGGCGTGAGTTGCTATTTGGGCTAACAAATGCCTCAAGCACTTTTATGAGATTAATGAACTATGTTTTGAGAGAATTTTTGGGCAAATTTGTTGTGGTGTATTTTGATGACATCTTGATCTATAACACTAGTTTGGAATTACATAAGGAACATTTGTGTGCTGTTTTGAATGTTCTTAGAAAGGAAAAGTTGTATGCTAATCTTGATAAATGCAGATTTTGTACTGAACAAATTGCGTTCTTGTGTTTTGTGGTAAGTGCCAAAGGAGTTCATGTAGATTATGAAAAGGTGATGGCTATCCAAGAATTATGTTTACatcatgttgagtttgcttacaatatgGTTGTTGACAGCACATCGAATTGTGATCCATTTGAAATTTTGTATGGATTAAATCCTTTAACTCCAATATATTTGTTAACTATGCCtaacatttttgttttaaagCATAAAGATACACAGGCTAAGATTGACTATGTGAGAAAGCAACATAAAAAGGTTGAAGaacaagttgaagaaaaaggtgaaggttattctaaacaagttaacaaaggaagaaagaaagtaatCTTTGATCCTGGAGATGGGGTCTGGGtacacatgaggaaagaaatGTTAACTAGACAAAGAAAATCCAAGCTCCAATCTAGACGGGATGGACCTTTTCAAGTGTTAGAAATgattaatgacaatgcctaCAAGATTGATCTTTCAAGTACGTACAATATGAGTAGCACTTTTAATGTGTCTGATTTGTCTCATTTTATTGGAGGTGATGAAGCTTTGGATTTAACTTCAAGtctttttcaagagggagggaatGATGTGGACATCCAAGCCCAAGGGCCACGCACAACAAGAttggaatattaa